From the Ursus arctos isolate Adak ecotype North America unplaced genomic scaffold, UrsArc2.0 scaffold_9, whole genome shotgun sequence genome, the window gactgagccatccaggcgcccccacttacATTATTCTAATGCCATTTGTTGATGTGTTGGCTTCTTTGCCTGAGACCTGAGCTCCATGGCGGCAGAGCCATCAACTGAGTCACCTCAGATCCCCGGTGCTTGGCACAGAGCCAGCCCCTCAGATAGGGTTCACCCATCACGTTGGTTAATACTTGGGTTCTGGACTGGATTCAAGTTCAGAGCTGCTACTTACGAGTAGTGTGACCtaagacaaattacttaacctctgtgaaCCTCAATGAAATACATGTAAGGGAGGGAAAGTAATGGTACCTATCTCATAGGATTGTTTTAGTGATTAATGAGATAATTGACCAAAATCCAATTTCAAACAGTTTAGTACCTAACACAGGGAGAGGACCTGACAAATATTAGAAACACTACTACTAGTTTATTATGACTATTTTAATGGTAAGTTGAATTGAGTGGCattgttagaaacacagacattattttcaatgacatgaatggaattATAACTCACTTCATGGTTATAGAAGTGCCCGTTAATGGAGGCCCTgtgcttctgtctctcttttctgtcCATCATTGgaagattcattctttttctcaccAGCGTTGCTTCACTCATGGTTCGATAGAGCAATGGGGATTCTGGCTCTTCTTCTGCATAAGGTTTCAGAGTGCTACTGTGATAAGATAAATAATCTGGGAAGAATAAAGATTATAAGGCCATATCATTTAGTCAGTTACCTCTTTGGGTGGATTTGTATATGTAGTTGATAAGAAAACGTGTAGCTAAGCAGTGAACTATAATGTTCTCAAACAGTAGGAAACAGTGTTCCATTTTAccttgggatttaaaaaaatttcctaccGTAAATAGCATATCATCCAATAGACAAGAGATGGTTCCTCTTCCTCTAGCACCGGTACTTAGATACTGATAGATTTTTATGGTATCTTTGATGCCAAGAAATTGGGATTCCCCTCGGTTTAGAGGAGTGTTTTCAAAGGGCTAACAGGAAGGACCCTTACATAAAAGATGCCAAGAGCCAGTAGACAGATAAGGGAATCTTAGAAGAAGCATCATGTTTGTTATTAAATATGGGCTGTTATGGAGACGGCAGAAAGGACTGCATTGAGAAATGcctggaaaatataaataaacatcgGAAGTTGTCGGTAGATTCATGAAGATCATGTCAGCAGGATACTCTTTTCAGTCTGAAGTCAGCTTCATAATAGGACCACCCCAGAAACGTGAACCCTGCTCCCAGCCTCAGTCATCAGCTCCTCCCTCCTTGGATCTCCATATATTATATGAAAACCAAATCTAGGTAAGATACACAATATCAGGTGACACTTAGCAGAGTCTCGGTGAGTGACAGCTCCTAATATTACTACTATCACATCACCATTATGGCTCCTCAGGTCACATGTCATAGGAGCTGCCATTGACCCCTGGTTTGTCAAGTTCGATATGAACTCGCCTGACGTTCAagttgatttctctttttaaaataaatgcttgaaaCGACTCTATCAAATATAGCGATGCCAGTATATCTGCCTCGTTCTGGGGAGTGGTGTTATGTTAAATATCTATTAACTAACTAAAACGTTCAACTTCTAAATAGATGTAGAAGCCAATCTGAGGAGATTGGTCTAACATAAAAAGCTACTGAGTATTATAAATGATCCTAATTCTTGGGGGGAAATATTGAAGAATTTTATGTATACAAATTTATTCAAGCCATTAGCTTTCCCTAATCTAGTAAATCGAAGTGACttgatgtaattttaaaaatcactatatttttatatagtaaagTAAGGTTCTTAAGCATTTATGAGCACTGTAGGGACTTAAGTTAGTATGAtcctaagagattttttttttaatatgagagCTTTATTAAATAGTGGTGTGTAAAATGTTAAATTTCGGAGAAACATTAAGGATTCGTGCTTTACATTAAAATAGAAGTCTCGCCATTAGTTAGAGTTTGATACTTACCTTTTCGGGAATTTGTTGCTTCAGAAGCTGGAATCTGGCTCCTGTCCAGATCACTAATACGGTAAAGATCATCAAACTCCCCCCAGCGGGTCATTCCCCTGAAAAGTAATAAATCTTGTAAATGACAGCAATTCTTCATAATGAGGCTCATGATGGTTTTCAGATTTATAGTATTAATATGGTACTGAGAGCCTCCTTAGGTAGGCATATCCTAAATTAGAACAGTTTTatgatattattaaaattatatttataccaGAATGGTCAGCAtgtgttttaaatactttctgTACTGATTTTAAGCAAATCTGATACAATAATTCAGTTATACCCTGAAAGGCAAGGTTGTATAGATTCTATAAATTGTGTATGCAGATGGAATTAGTAGAAACCAACATGACCCATTGTTCCACAGATATCTCACAATGCTCTTAGGAAAGTCTAGATGTAAAAGTGTTCTTTCCGCCAATCTGCTTTGAGTTCCTATAGTATTCAGAGAATTTTTAGGTAGAGTGGCTATCAGTAAGATGGGGTGCCCATCTTTAAGGCTCTTTACTACTATGAATGCAatttacaaaggaggaaagtgtACGAGAAACTTCTCTTCTAAAACATTATGACTTATATCTAGGATACTAACAATTTTCAGTGCATTCTAGTGATTAGAAAACATAAAACTGGGCAACTACTTATTTTTACCAGCAGGGCCGAGAGTCACCTTTACTTTATTTCTCTGGTCTTAGACAAGTTACTCATCTTCTCTGTGCCTTCGtgtccttacctataaaatgatgATAAGAGGAGGAGGTAGGATAGGGTTAAGTTTGGTCAAATTCTTCAAACAGTGCCCGGTATACGTAGTAAGCACACAGAATGTGTTAAAAGTTATCAAAATCCTCCTCATCTTCATTatcatcctcctcctcatcactTGTACCCATTTCGTGGGAGACCAGGAACCAATAGGGGTCCAAGATATTCCTGGGTCTCTCTAGGTCAGTGAATACTATCATTGCTGGGACTGGTCCTATTCTTACTAAAAATCTCTTCCGTAATGTCTGTTTTCCTTATGACCAAAACCTGTAAGTGGTGGCATACACTCTTTTCAAATGTGACATTTGTAGCACTAATTCTATCCAAGTGTCACTGGtggcaacaataacaaaaaatgctTTTTCAGACTAGTGGTGGTGAACATGACAaacatgattttttccccttaatcttTGCATCCGTTTGATGTATTTTATAACCTTGATATCATTTGAGCCTCATTCTAGTCTTATGTAAATAAGGTAATCCTAATGTATTTGTTAGTTAATTTTCCCGTAAGCTCTACTATCCAGAATATAGCCAGTTAAATGTCAGAATAGTTCAAGAACTATGGGTAATAACGAACTCAAAGGAGACCTATTCGGGTCCTGACTCAGAATCGAGTTATTCTTAAACTAGGTAAAATTACCCATCTTTCCCAATCTATCAGGGATTCATTATCACAAGGAGACAGATGTCATTATCACAGGAGTGTTAGCCGTGGGGAAGGCCCAATACCaatgaaaagcagaaatgaaagtgAGAAGGCGACCTGATGCTATTTCATGTGGGGGAAGACGAGAATGCCACGAGGGCCCCACCGGTAGTATTCTACGAATCCTTGGTAATCTTGGCAGACTTGACACTTGTCCTCACTTTCTTACGGTTTAGTGGGGTCACACAAATACAGGGGGCAAACATGGccctttttccttcctgcccATTTTGTAGAAAGCaccagggttttttgtttgtttgttttaaagattttatttatttatttgacagaaagagagaggcagagaaagaaacagaacacgagcagggggaggaggcagagggagagggagagggagaagcagactccccgctgagcagggagcccaacatgagactccatcccaggacactgggatcgtgacctgagccagaggcagacccttaacccactgagccaccgaggcgccccactTCTGAAAGCACCAGTTTTGAGCTTTGGATCGTGTCATTCGAAGAGTCACCCACATACAGCTGTTGCACATGCCTACGCTGAGTGCAGTTACCCGGAGTAGCTGAAAGGAAACTGGACAGAACTGTACATGATGTCAAATTGTCGAACGTGCCCAAGCATGGGACTGCTGGCACGGCTCTGACCTCGCTTCAGGATGTGTGCCGTTGGTAAATTCAAACTGTGGGGAAGGTTTCTGGTGAGTTGCAAGATAAAAAGGAGGTAGTAATTTGATAGACAAATGGAATGTGGTCATTTTTCTACCTGTGCCGTAAGGACAAAACCACATTGTTAATGTTATTCAAACATACACCTGTCCGGCTTCTGTTCTTCATGTCATTCTGTCATGATTCGTACAAAACGTGCCAAAGCTGATTttacaaagattaaaaacagaactgaaaacTGGTGCAAGCAAACGTAGCCTCAGTAAGGCTGGGGGGTTTTcgaaaaaatttttgaaagattttcgAAACACAATACTTGGACCAGATAGGAAAGATCAAAGTACTGCCCACAGGATTGTTTCCGTAAAGGACCACGAGTGGTCACAGTTCAAACAAACTGATTTGTACTTAAGCTTCGACCGCTCCCTTTGAGCTGACTCAGTGTGACTCACTTCGAAGATAATTAAAACAGATTAGCCTGACAAACTGATGATGCTCTCCACGGGTGAACCGGAAGACCAGACTGTGGCCTGTCCTGCTGCTGAGGACACTGCTGCCCCGTCTTTTACTCCATGTCCAGCCACAGCAGATCCCACCCCTGGGACCCggtggaagcagagggagaagttctGCACACGGGAACCCAGGACGAGAAAGGGGACTTAAGAAGTGAGAGTGAGGGAATCGTCCCTTTCTTCATATGGTTTCCTTCAAGGCTCAGAATTTAAGCGAACGCCACCTGAAGGCTGGCAGCCAGAGTGACCGTGTCTAGGACTGGCCTGAAACGAATAATAGGACGTCAGGTGGCCATGTGCCCCGCTAGGGAACCAGAGGCCAAGGAACAGCCATCCCAAATCATGCTGCTGAGTGTCCAGCTGGTTCCCACAAAGATTCGTGGCTAACTGACCACAACTGAATCTAATCTTGGTCTTGAGTGTGAGGGGGGTAGCATCTCTTCCTGGTCATACTCAACCTCCAGAAGGACTGGATACACCGCAAGTGTGCCCTTCACTTCGAATGTTCTCGTAAGCTTCATTGCTGTGGTAAATTAAAGGGCAAGCCAAGTTCTCTAGGGAATTCTTTCTCAGCTCGAAACTAAAGGAGGTCGTTCGTGCTTAGTTCACAGCACTGTTCTTTCCGATAAACACTGAAAAATGCAGTTAGTGTCGACGGAAGGCACATCAggagaatattaatttttaaccTGCTACCGTGTATGGAGAGGTGTCAGTATTACTTTGTCCACCTGGTCTCTTGAAACTTATGCCCAAATTGAGGATTTTTAGGAAcaagtgttttgaattttaatttgaaaatttaaaaataccttggggtagctattttaaaaaaggcTTCATGTGATAATACAAGTACCTCACTGAATCTCCTTGACGTCTTCCCTTAATGTTTCATACTTATTAAGTTTTCATGACGCAAATAATGAAGATGCATCAAAAGCAGCCAGCTGCTTGGAGAACTTTGCAATGAGTTTTTAGGCAATACGAATAATGATAGCTAATTTTGCCAAATTCATATCTTGCACAGTTATTTCTAAAAGCAGAGCCCAGGGGTAATTTCTCCTACAGGATCCTCCTAGTCGTTTAGAATCATCAGCCCCATCAGTCACCTGGTCTCTGAAGGTGAGGGATGCAAAGCTTCATCAGGCTGCCTAAGTCTGTGGTCTCCCTTCTGCGCTTCTGCAAACACTGGACCTTTCACCCATTGGCAACCCTTAGCCTGGGTGGGAGACCAATCAGAAGTGGTAGAGGGAGACAGCTTTCACAACAGAGCAGATGTTAATTTCACTACCGGGCTTGTGGGCTTTATTCAAAGACTCTATTGTGAGTCTCTTCTTCGTGCCAGGCACACTGGCAAGCACCACAATAACAGATGAATAAGACATGCTCCATACCCTGAAGAAGCTCGCAGGCCAGAGCGGGAACTGGtgcataaaaatacaattaatgatatattttgaaagtgacCTAGAAAAAGTGTCAGTGCACCTCGTACAGATGGAAGGGTCAGAAAAGGCTTTCTGGCGAATGTGTTACCTTGTTACCTAACCAGACTCTGAAAAGACTGCGAGAATGGAGTCGGGCAAATAGATGTTGAAAAGCAGGGAGACTTTCCAGGAGGCAGGAAAGTAAGCAGCTGCTGCATGGTACGTGTAGGGGATTACAAACTGTTCAGAACCGCCGGAGCATCATGTTTGAGCAAACTGGCCACGTGCACATCAGAGTGGGGTGTCTGTGTTTTTCCCAAAGCAAAAGTGGGGCTTCCCTCAAGGTGATACTTGGGTTCTCCTTGCTTATGGCTGAAGACCAGATTGAGGACAAGGTCCTGGCTCTCTCATCATCCTCTCTTCCTAAAACTCCAGCCCATCCAGGTACAGATGTTAATAGACAGCAGGATGGGTAAGGAGAAGGCTTGGTACCTCCACATATACACGCTAGGAAGATGAGTGGGAAAGTTCAGGATTAGAAAGGACGGAAAgtagggaagaaggaagaaaaaagaaaaaaaaaatgacatgtatGATTCCTTCtgggaatatttatttttctaaaaactaCAAAGGATAACAAAAAAAATGAGCCCAACTTTTGTATTCAGGGTACGGTTGCATAAACCCACACAGAGAACAGTCTTGTGCAGTTACCGAGCTTCAAGGGCACTTTGCCGTGCCCTGTTGAGCAGGATCAGGACAATCAGGTGGCACATAATTAAAGCTCCCTTCCAGAAAGCACCAAGAGCCCTCTGTTCCAAGGAGAggagaaatttacattttatccCCCGTTTCCGTGACCAGGCCAAGCCTAATGGAATCTTGCCTTTATATTTTCTCCTTCCTAACAAAggaattcggggcgcctgggtggcacagcggttaagtgtctgcctttggctcagggcgtgatcccggcgttgtgggatcgagccccacatcaggctcctccgctgtgagcctgcttcttcctctcccactcccctgcttgtgttccctctctcgctggctgtctctctctctgtcgaataaataaataaaatctttaaaaaaaaaaaaaaggaattcagtcTTCCAGGAGAGAAGCAACACAGCAGAGAGGTAGACCTGAGGTCTGCTACATGGTATTTGGAGATTTTGCACAAATTACCCAACCTCTCAGAACCCCAGGTTCTGAATACCTACTTCACAGAGTTGCTGGGGATCAGATGAGATCCTGTTATGGGCATTCGAGCTCCCATCTTTCAGAGTCCacacaataaaaagaagtaaatatgaGGTTGATCTTTTAAGGAGGTAACACATGAAAGACAGCTTACCTTTTGGAAAAGACATCTGGTGACTTCACCTTAGTAAAAGAAGGGATTTGCTTCTCATCTTGGATTTTCAGTTGTATAGGCCGTTTTACTCCCCAGGAAATGTCCAACATTCCTTCAACAATTGGTTCTCCATCTTCTGTCTGGGGAAGAAACCAATCATCTCAAACATGGTTTTTGTAATATTTACAGAAGGCAAATCTTTTAACTGAAAATATAGAACTCAAGTCTATAAGACATCttaatagacaaaaataaattccccAGTGAGGTTGTTTGGCTTTTCAATTTATCCTCAAAATACTTCattttcgggggcgcctgggtggcacagcggttaagcgtctgccttcggctcagggtgtgatcccggcgttatgggatcgagccccacatcgggctcctccgctatgagcctgcttcttcctctcccactccccctgcttgtgttccctctctcgctggctgtctctctctctgtcaaataaataaataaaatctttaaaaaaaaatacttcattttcgGAAACAGCTGTAACTAGCCAAGTAAGTCGTAATGGTAATGACATGCCCACAAGAGGGCATAGTATGTTAAAATGCTTTCTGAACTCCACGATTCTTCAATGAACTGGAAGTTTAATTAATTCTGTTCTCTTCAAAATAAAGCAGAACTAAACACTATACTGAACTAGAAATCAGAAGAGCAGCTTTTCAGAGACTTAGTGGCTGCTTCCTCATTTCTGAACAGGAAATTTTAACTCACAAAATTATTATGCAGAATGAGTGAAAAAGGTAAGAAAGCAGTGTTAAATGTAtaacagaaattatttatttgaaaaaagtcaAGAGCATTTGACTAATTTTTAAGTTGGAAATATAACGAAAGAAGGAAATTCCATGCCAACACGGACTGTGAACACTTACTTATTCTGTGGGTGTAGATATTAATACCAAAGTATATTTCCATAGAACTTATTTTGTAACCAATTTTTCTCTTGTCTATGTAAAAGCCTTTCTGTTATTAAAGTAACATGTTGTCAttatagaaatttcaaaaaaatatagaaaataggaAGAGTCCTATTCCAACTCTCCAGTAACAACTATAACATCCAGTGACTACTATTCTT encodes:
- the RASSF6 gene encoding ras association domain-containing protein 6 isoform X3, whose amino-acid sequence is MMAHQHSSWIFVNERMFITGEQLNSLLKTYNIFYGNQKNLHILYGQTEDGEPIVEGMLDISWGVKRPIQLKIQDEKQIPSFTKVKSPDVFSKRGMTRWGEFDDLYRISDLDRSQIPASEATNSRKDYLSYHSSTLKPYAEEEPESPLLYRTMSEATLVRKRMNLPMMDRKERQKHRASINGHFYNHETSIFTPAFGSETKVRVNSNMRTEDVIEQLLQKFKIENSAQDFALYMIFATGEQRRLKKTDVPLLHRLLQGPSKENARIFLMDKDAEEISSDIK